In Corynebacterium aquilae DSM 44791, the genomic stretch GAACATGTCCTTGGTCAGCTCGTATTCTTCCGCGATTTTGCCGAAGATTCGTTCACGGGTGTCCACGTCGGCAACCAGGGTGCTGTACAGCCCAGAGACGTTCATGTCTGCTTTGCTCATCACCTGGGCCATGTTCGACATCACGGAGCTGAAAAATGGCCAGGTGCGGTTGAGTGTTTGCAGCTCTTCCAGGCGGGTGGCGTCGTCGCCGACCCACTGTTTGATGGCGGTGCCGACACCGAACCAGCCGGGCAGCATGGCGCGAGATTGCGACCACGACAGCACCCAGGGGATGGCGCGCAGATCGGAGATGCTGTTGGTCTGCTTGCGCGACGCCGGCCGGGAGCCGATGTTCAGTGATCCGATCTCTTGCAGCGGCGTTGAAGTCGTGAAGTACTCGATGAAACCAGGGTCTTCATGCATGAGGTTGCTGTAGACCTGGCGCGATGCTTCGGCGATCTCCGCGACGATGCGGTAGGCCCGCTCAGGGTCGGTGAGATCGTTGACCGACAGCAGTGATGCTTCCAGGGTGGCGGCAACGAGCGCTTCGAGGTTTTTGCGCGCAGAAAGAGGGTCGCCGTATTTGGCGGAGATGATTTCACCTTGTTCGGTGACGCGCACTGCGCCCCGCACAGCCCCTTCCGGTTGGGCGAGGATGGCGTCGTAGGTGGGCCCGCCACCTCGGCCGACGGTGCCGCCACGGCCGTGGAAGAAACGCAGCCGCACATCGTTATCCCGGCAGGCTGCGACGATGGCCAGTTCCGCGTCGTAGAGCGCCCAGTTGGCGGCCAGGTATCCGCCGTCCTTGTTGGAGTCGGAGTATCCCAACATCACCTCTTGCAGGTTGTTGCGCTGCTCCAGGTAGTCGCGGTAAACCTCAACGGACCAGAGCGCGCGCAAAATATCTGCGCCGGCGGCAAGGTCGTCGATGGTTTCAAATAGGGGGATGATGTCGATGTCGCCGCGCAGGCGGGTGCCGTCGACGCTGATCATGCCGAATTCTTTGGCCAGCACCATCGGCTCGAGAATGTCGGACACGGAGGTGGCCATCGAGATGATGACGTGTGGGATCATGCGGGGCCCGAAGGTGTTAACGAGCTGGCTGGCGGTGCGGAAGATTCCGAGTTCGCGCTCCACGGCCTCGCTGAACGGGGCGTGTATCCGCGGGATAAGCGGGCGGGGGCTGAGCAGCTCCCTGCTCAACAGTGCGATCTTGTCCTCCTCCCCTAGTGCTGCATAGTTTTGGCAGACCCCGGCTGTGGCGAATACTTCACCCAGGGTTTGTTCAAAGGAGTCGGAGTTTTGGCGCAGATCCATCGAGTACAGGTGGAAGCCGAAACTGTCGACTGCGGAACGGATTCGGGCGAGTCGGTCGTCTGCAATCAGCCCGTCGTGGTTGTGTCGCAGGGAGTGGTCGATGATGGCGAGGTCGTTGGCGAATTCTTCCGCGCTGTTGTAGGGCTCGTGGACGCGGTACCAGGTGCCTTCGACGGCGGTGTCGCCGAGCGCTTGGGCTTTGGTGGCGTTCATTCTGCCCCGCAGGCCATGCACTGCCCGCCGGTAGGGCTCGTCGACTCGGCTGGGAACGTCGTCGTGTCCTTTGGTGGCCAAGGCGACCAGTTCGACTGTGGGGTTGGTTAGCCGGTCCGAGAGGCTGAGTTCGTGTTCTAGGGCGTGGAGTTGCTCGATGTAGAAGGTGAGGACGGTGTCTGCCGCGCGGGTGGTGGCGTAGGTGAGGGTGTCGGCGGTGACGTAGGGGTTGCCGTCGTGGTCGCCACCGATCCAGCTTCCAGGCTGGATCATGGGGGTGCGCGGGATGTCTTTGCCGTAAAGTTTTTCCAGCATGACGGCGACGTCATGGTTGATCGCGGGGATTTGTTCGAGCAGGCTAAGCGTGTAGTAGCGCAGCCCGACGTCGACTTCGTCTTCGATACGGGGCCGGGCGACACGGATCAGTGCTGTTTGGAGCAGCATGGAGATTCGCCGGCGCATGTCTTTTTCGATGTCGGCGAGGTGTTTGTCGGTGCGGGCGCCGTGCGGTTTGGCCAGGATTTCGTGGCGTTTGGCCAATAGTTCCAGGATGTGGGCTTGGGCGTCGAAGACGGTACGGCGCCGCGTTTCGGTGGGGTGTGCGGTGAGCACTGGGGCGACTTCTGCGTGGCGCATGATGTCGGCGACGTGGTGGGCGGGCACCTCGGATTGGGCAAGTTTTGTGGCGGTGGCTTCCAAGGAGGAGTTGGGGGCCGGCTGCCCTTCGTCGAGGGCCCGTTGGGCTGCTTCGTAGTCGTGGAGGTCTTCGACGACGTTAACTAGGAGCGCGAAGTGGGAGAAGGCACGAACCACGGGCAGCATGGCTTGGGGTTCGAGGTTGTTGAATAGTTGTTGCAGCTCGGAGATGTCGGCGTCACCGCGGGCGATGGCGAAGCTGGTGCGGCGGGCGGTTTCGACGAGGTTGAAGGTGTCGTCGCCTTCTTGTTCACGGATGGTGTCGCCGAGGATGCGGCCCAGGAGTCGAATGTCTTCGCGGAATAGGTCGTGCATGGTTTTCGAACTTTCCAGGGGGTTGGGGTGGGTGGCCGAGAATGGTTCAAGCCGCCCGTTGCTGGCCTGTGGGTGTTCCCGCTCCCGGGCGGGAGTGGTCCATGGTTGACGCAGCGTGGGGCGGCTTGACGCTTTTCAGCCTAGGTGGCTGTGGTGGGTTTGTTAGATCGCGGTGGCAGCGTTGGCTGCCAGCTTGGCGAATGCTTCGCCGTCGAGGGATGCGCCACCGACGAGGCCACCGTCGACGTCGGGCTGGCCTACGATTTCGGC encodes the following:
- the ppc gene encoding phosphoenolpyruvate carboxylase, whose translation is MHDLFREDIRLLGRILGDTIREQEGDDTFNLVETARRTSFAIARGDADISELQQLFNNLEPQAMLPVVRAFSHFALLVNVVEDLHDYEAAQRALDEGQPAPNSSLEATATKLAQSEVPAHHVADIMRHAEVAPVLTAHPTETRRRTVFDAQAHILELLAKRHEILAKPHGARTDKHLADIEKDMRRRISMLLQTALIRVARPRIEDEVDVGLRYYTLSLLEQIPAINHDVAVMLEKLYGKDIPRTPMIQPGSWIGGDHDGNPYVTADTLTYATTRAADTVLTFYIEQLHALEHELSLSDRLTNPTVELVALATKGHDDVPSRVDEPYRRAVHGLRGRMNATKAQALGDTAVEGTWYRVHEPYNSAEEFANDLAIIDHSLRHNHDGLIADDRLARIRSAVDSFGFHLYSMDLRQNSDSFEQTLGEVFATAGVCQNYAALGEEDKIALLSRELLSPRPLIPRIHAPFSEAVERELGIFRTASQLVNTFGPRMIPHVIISMATSVSDILEPMVLAKEFGMISVDGTRLRGDIDIIPLFETIDDLAAGADILRALWSVEVYRDYLEQRNNLQEVMLGYSDSNKDGGYLAANWALYDAELAIVAACRDNDVRLRFFHGRGGTVGRGGGPTYDAILAQPEGAVRGAVRVTEQGEIISAKYGDPLSARKNLEALVAATLEASLLSVNDLTDPERAYRIVAEIAEASRQVYSNLMHEDPGFIEYFTTSTPLQEIGSLNIGSRPASRKQTNSISDLRAIPWVLSWSQSRAMLPGWFGVGTAIKQWVGDDATRLEELQTLNRTWPFFSSVMSNMAQVMSKADMNVSGLYSTLVADVDTRERIFGKIAEEYELTKDMFFAVTGAESLLEDNPMLARSVRTRYPYLLPLNVIQLELLRRYRAGDEREIVSTGIRLTMNGLATALRNSG